Within Acidobacteriota bacterium, the genomic segment AACGCTTTGCCGCGTGAATATCGGGCGATGCTTAAAACATAGCCCTAAGAGCTATACAGTTAAGAAGTGGGGCAAGCCGGATTGGACAACCCAATATGCGAATCTTCAAGAACAAATGGTGGTAGTGGATCAATGGGGAGAGAGCCAAGCCGCAGATCAACGCCGACCAACGCCGATTAATTCAATTGACGAACAGGTTTGATCTGCGTTTTCAGCGTTCATCTGCGGCAAGACCTCTCCTCTTTGAGCCATCACCCAAATGGTTTGCCAAATTTGCCCGCAATGAATGGATAAGCGATGCAAAACTGCGCAAGGTCGTGAAAGAAGCCGAGCAAGGAAATATTGACGCCGACTATGGCGGCGGTGTCATCAAACAGAGGATTGCCCGGCCCCACCAGGGAAAATCCGGCGGCTATCGGTCAATCATCTATTATCGCCAGGCAGACAAGGCTTTTTTCGTCTATGGCTGGTCGAAAAGCGCGCGGGAGAACATTGACGAAGACGAGGAAAAAGAGTTCAAAAGACAGGCGAAAATCACATTCGCCTTGAACGACGAACAGATTTTGAAACTGCTTGAAAACGGAACCTGGCAGGAGGTGAATTACCATGAAGAAAGCTAAGACATACAAAAGTGAGGCCTTCGCGGCGATCCATGAAACGGCTGTCGGCATGTACGATGCTGGCGTCATAGATAAGCAGACGATGCGGAGTTTCGACCATACTTGCTTGACACCCATCCATGAGTTCACCGCCGAACAAATCCGCGCGTTGCGCGAACGCGAAGAAGTGAGCCAGTCGGTTTTTGCGCGCTATCTGAACGTGACGAAGGATTACGTCAGCAAGTGGGAGCGCGGCGAAAAGAAGCTCGCCGGCCCTTCCTTGAAGTTACTGTCACTGATCGAAAAACACGGCCTGGCAGCCATTGCGTAAAAGGCTCGCCAATAAATTCGGGAACGAACCATGCCACGACACCGCCCATTCCCCGACAACCACCGACGCCCAATTCATAACCCGGCGTCGAACCAAGCAGACGGGATGGCGGAGTGAGTTGAAAAAGAGACTGGCTCGCTCCGCCGATTTTGCCGCGCATTCATTGTTAAATTGCACAGGCCCAGGTAAAGTCACGCTGTTTTTTGGACGATTTGGTTAATGTGAGTTTGCTTTGTGGGAGCGAATGACAAGGATTAAGAAACGACGTAAGAAGAGAGCCGTGGTGAGGGCATCAACGCCATAAACGGCCTTATCAGCCGCGAAATTTACTGTGTATAGTTGACGTAGTTTGATTGGCATTGGCATTCTTATTCGCATTAAGATTAGCG encodes:
- a CDS encoding type II toxin-antitoxin system RelE/ParE family toxin, which codes for MRFQRSSAARPLLFEPSPKWFAKFARNEWISDAKLRKVVKEAEQGNIDADYGGGVIKQRIARPHQGKSGGYRSIIYYRQADKAFFVYGWSKSARENIDEDEEKEFKRQAKITFALNDEQILKLLENGTWQEVNYHEES
- a CDS encoding DNA-binding transcriptional regulator; the encoded protein is MKKAKTYKSEAFAAIHETAVGMYDAGVIDKQTMRSFDHTCLTPIHEFTAEQIRALREREEVSQSVFARYLNVTKDYVSKWERGEKKLAGPSLKLLSLIEKHGLAAIA